In Zingiber officinale cultivar Zhangliang chromosome 8B, Zo_v1.1, whole genome shotgun sequence, a single genomic region encodes these proteins:
- the LOC122014215 gene encoding zinc finger MYM-type protein 1-like produces the protein MTLSTISNNDDLPSEIPPKRFKNTETEEVDLDSLERDPGLHRQIWEYHPNQRDEIRRVYLNLKAYQPILQEYPLNKIIKHPRRFQSTWYEQFPWLEYSPTKDKAYCFPCFIFNKPSGCLNQTTFTVDGFDKWKKVRNGKACAFLGHMGKDNVSSPHRNAEKACEDLMNQTQHISRRFDNFNDEQVATNRLRLKAHIHVVLLLALQGIPFRGHDEKSSSSNRGNFLEFLDVLTMYNDELSKAIAKAPKNAKYTSHDIQKQILHVFSVRVKNTIREEIGVAKYCIIVDEARDESKREQMSIDAIYSALAHYNLDVQNIRGQGYDGASNMRGEFNGLQALIIKDCKSAYYVHCFAHRLQLALVAAAKNVTPIHQFFDRLTFIVNIVGSSCKRNDELKNAHADDIAYLIAINELETGRGLNHIGTLQRAVDTRWSSHLRSLKGLIKMFSASCTVLLKIMDDGLPSQRADATTVYDEMTSFDFVFILHLMKEIMGITDILCQTLQSKSQDIINAMELVLSTKNLLQQMRDNKWDDLLVKVKSFCELRNIDIPDFNAPYINKRGRGRAHQDNFTIEHHYRIDLFYASIDSQLQEINGRFSDDAMELLTLSNALNPQNAAESFRVVDICKLVEKFYAQDFTRDEKE, from the exons ATGACTCTATCGACAATATCAAATAATGATGATCTTCCATCTGAAATTCCTCCTAAAAGATTCAAAAATACAGAAACTGAAGAGGTTGATCTTGATTCTTTAGAGCGTGATCCAGGATTGCATCGACAAATTTGGGAATATCATCCTAATCAACGAGACGAGATTCGTCGAGTTTATTTGAATCTGAAAGCATATCAACCTATTCTTCAAGAATatccattaaataaaattattaagcACCCTCGAAGATTTCAGTCAACTTGGTATGAACAATTTCCTTGGTTGGAGTATTCACCCACTAAAGATAAAGCATATTGCTTTCCATGTTTTATCTTCAACAAGCCTTCAGGATGCTTAAATCAAACTACATTTACTGTTGATGGATTTGATAAGTGGAAGAAAGTTCGAAATGGAAAAGCTTGTGCTTTCCTAGGCCATATGGGAAAGGATAATGTATCTTCACCCCATCGTAATGCTGAAAAGGCATGTGAGGATTTGATGAACCAAACACAACATATATCAAGgagatttgataattttaatgatgaacaaGTTGCAACTAATCGTCTTCGATTGAAGGCTCACATACACGTGGTGTTATTACTTGCACTTCAAGGAATTCCGTTTAGAGGTCATGATGAGAAATCTAGTTCATCTAATCGTGgcaattttcttgaatttttggaTGTGCTGACCATGTACAATGATGAACTTTCAAAGGCAATTGCGAAAGCTCCAAAAAATGCCAAATATACAAGTCACGATATTCAGAAACAAATACTTCATGTGTTTTCGGTGAGAGTGAAAAATACAATTCGTGAAGAAATTGGAGTTGCCAAGTATTGCATAATTGTTGATGAAGCCCGAGATGAGTCAAAAAGAGAGCAAATGTCTATA GATGCTATATATTCTGCTTTGGCTCACTACAATTTGGATGTTcaaaatattagaggtcaaggGTATGATGGTGCTAGTAATATGAGGGGCGAGTTTAATGGATTGCAAGCTTTGATTATAAAAGATTGTAAAAGTGCTTATTATGTTCATTGCTTTGCTCATCGGTTACAATTGGCTTTGGTTGCAGCAGCAAAAAATGTGACACCTATTCATCAATTTTTTGATAGATTAACTTTTATAGTTAATATTGTTGGTTCTTCATGTAAGCGTAATGATGAATTGAAGAATGCTCATGCAGATGACATTGCATATTTGATTGCTATTAATGAACTCGAGACAGGGCGTGGACTTAATCATATAGGTACTTTACAACGAGCTGTTGATACACGCTGGAGTTCTCATTTGAGATCATTGAAAGGCCTAATTAAGATGTTTAGTGCATCGTGTACGGTATTGCTCAAGATTATGGATGATGGGCTTCCTTCTCAACGAGCAGATGCAACAACTGTTTATGATGAAATGACTTCCTTTGATTTTGTATTCATCTTGCATCTTATGAAAGAGATTATGGGGATCACAGATATTCTTTGTCAGACTTTACAAAGTAAGTCTCAGGATATTATAAATGCAATGGAGCTTGTATTATCTACTAAGAATTTACTTCAACAGATGAGGGATAACAAGTGGGATGATTTGCTTGTAAAAGTGAAATCCTTTTGTGAACTTCGAAATATTGACATTCCTGATTTCAATGCTCCATATATTAATAAACGAGGTCGAGGACGTGCTCATCAAGACAATTTCACCATTGAGCATCATTATCGAATAGACCTCTTTTATGCTTCGATAGATTCACAGTTGCAAGAAATTAATGGTCGCTTTAGTGATGATGCTATGGAATTGCTCACTCTTAGTAATGCCCTAAATCCTCAAAATGCAGCGGAGTCTTTCAGAGTTGTGGATATATGTAAATTAGTTGAAAAGTTTTATGCTCAGGATTTTACCAGAGATGAAAAAGAATAA